A genomic window from Candidatus Liberibacter americanus str. Sao Paulo includes:
- a CDS encoding glutamine synthetase family protein — translation MKDKNTYHTVRGVDNWLQAEKWLKIRGIEDIECITSDLAGIPRGKMMPSSKFISNINLAVPSAIYRHTISGESIKSPSSLRHEQGDGDLRLSPDLSTLSVVPWETDPTAQVVCDVVNYEGEEVIYTPRNVLKRVLDLYFQHGLKPIIAPEMEFYLIAKNDDPDYPLKPPKGRSGRSILGGQSYSIMGINEFDEIIDDIWDFSEKQGLEIDTLIHEEGPAQFEINLRHGDPLTLADQVFLFKRTIREAAFKHGIYATFMAKPMQNYPGSAMHIHQSVLNIKNNKNIFSNSEDGSETDSFRYFIGGLQKYIPNALVMLAPYGNSYRRLVLDMGCPVNNDWGYDNRTTAFRIPFSDYETRRVENRLPSSDTNPYLAIAASLACGLLGILEKIEPTKPTLNSTSQRSIKLARGLLEAVTLLEKTPQFKEIFGSKFIDIYTTLKRNEFETFMQVISPWEREFLLLNV, via the coding sequence ATGAAAGATAAGAACACATATCATACTGTAAGAGGTGTGGATAATTGGCTTCAAGCAGAAAAATGGCTCAAAATCCGTGGCATTGAAGATATAGAATGTATTACATCTGACTTAGCTGGTATCCCTCGTGGAAAGATGATGCCATCATCAAAATTTATTTCTAACATAAATTTGGCTGTTCCTTCAGCAATTTATCGCCATACTATATCTGGCGAATCTATAAAATCCCCTTCTAGTTTACGTCACGAACAAGGAGATGGCGATTTGAGGTTATCTCCTGATCTTTCAACCCTAAGCGTTGTTCCTTGGGAAACAGATCCAACAGCACAAGTGGTATGTGATGTAGTCAACTATGAAGGGGAAGAAGTCATCTATACACCACGTAATGTTCTTAAAAGGGTTTTAGATTTATATTTTCAACATGGCTTAAAGCCAATAATTGCACCAGAGATGGAATTTTATCTTATAGCTAAAAATGATGACCCTGATTATCCATTAAAACCACCCAAAGGACGTTCTGGAAGATCAATACTTGGTGGACAAAGCTATTCTATTATGGGAATAAATGAATTTGACGAAATAATTGACGATATCTGGGATTTTTCTGAAAAACAAGGATTAGAAATAGATACTCTAATACATGAAGAAGGTCCTGCTCAGTTCGAAATAAATTTACGACATGGCGATCCTCTGACACTCGCAGACCAAGTTTTCTTATTCAAAAGAACCATACGTGAAGCGGCTTTTAAACATGGTATATATGCTACTTTTATGGCAAAACCAATGCAAAATTATCCTGGATCAGCTATGCATATTCATCAATCTGTGTTGAATATTAAAAATAACAAAAATATTTTTTCTAATTCTGAAGATGGAAGTGAAACTGATTCATTTAGATATTTTATAGGAGGACTACAAAAATACATACCTAATGCATTAGTAATGCTTGCTCCATACGGCAACTCTTATCGTAGACTAGTTCTTGATATGGGATGCCCTGTAAATAATGATTGGGGATATGATAATAGAACAACAGCATTCCGTATACCTTTCTCTGATTATGAAACAAGAAGAGTAGAAAATAGACTTCCTTCATCAGATACAAATCCATATTTAGCTATTGCAGCATCATTAGCATGTGGATTATTAGGAATTTTGGAAAAAATAGAACCAACAAAGCCTACTTTAAATTCTACAAGTCAAAGATCAATCAAATTAGCACGTGGATTATTAGAAGCAGTCACTCTTCTAGAAAAAACTCCTCAGTTTAAAGAAATATTTGGATCAAAATTCATTGATATATATACTACTTTAAAAAGAAATGAATTCGAAACATTTATGCAAGTTATAAGCCCTTGGGAAAGAGAATTTCTACTATTAAACGTCTGA
- the pgl gene encoding 6-phosphogluconolactonase — protein sequence MLKYKLHTFENKQSLAKELAKNVANQLSIGIDKKGSANLALSGGLTPKIFLEELSVIDIDWSKILVNLVDERSVPFGDPRSNKTLISKYFLKNKAKKSSFIDIYYPDKTLKESIKIANNNIIRSIGFPFDAVVLGMGTDGHTASFFPKGDTLSIAIDSNTPRSVIAIKNKSNNEQRVTFSLSALCDAKFLSLHIEGMQKKNTLEKALSGDNIAAMPIRAILLNSKSHVEIYWTPAA from the coding sequence ATGTTGAAATATAAATTGCATACATTTGAAAACAAGCAATCATTAGCAAAAGAATTAGCAAAAAATGTAGCAAATCAACTATCTATAGGAATAGATAAAAAAGGATCAGCAAATCTTGCATTATCCGGTGGATTAACACCCAAAATATTTTTAGAAGAGCTTTCAGTTATAGATATTGATTGGTCTAAAATATTAGTTAATTTAGTTGATGAAAGATCAGTCCCTTTTGGAGATCCTCGTTCAAATAAAACACTTATTTCAAAATATTTTCTCAAAAATAAAGCTAAAAAATCATCATTTATTGATATTTACTATCCGGATAAAACTTTAAAAGAATCTATTAAAATAGCAAATAACAATATTATTAGATCTATTGGTTTTCCATTTGATGCTGTAGTTTTGGGAATGGGAACAGATGGACATACAGCATCTTTTTTTCCCAAAGGAGATACACTTAGTATAGCTATTGATTCTAATACTCCAAGATCTGTAATAGCTATAAAAAATAAATCTAACAATGAACAAAGAGTAACTTTTTCTCTTTCTGCTTTATGTGATGCTAAATTTTTATCTTTGCATATTGAAGGAATGCAAAAAAAGAATACTTTAGAAAAAGCCCTTTCAGGAGATAACATAGCAGCAATGCCAATTAGAGCCATATTATTGAATTCAAAGTCTCATGTAGAAATATATTGGACCCCCGCTGCTTAA
- the zwf gene encoding glucose-6-phosphate dehydrogenase, whose amino-acid sequence MQDQINNTENFDCIIFGGTGDLVKRKLLPALYNCMEKENFQKKSRIIGVSKVKMTTDLYREFIHQELKKYLKNDQYNPLKAKKFLSFIFYISLDIENNHGWTDLKKIIESNNKSTRIFYLAVSSIFYGIIAHKINEYQIITSRTRIVIEKPIGNSQISAKKINKTIGNIFKENQIFRIDHYLGKETVQGLISLRFANMVYEPIWNSNYIDHIQITTAENIGIENRKDYYDATGALRDMIQNHILQIMCIIAMEPPISCTDVESIRNEKIKILKSLELITKENIQLSTVRGQYVAGIINGLNVKGYLEEISQDISDTETFVAIKAKIANKRWSNVPFYLRTGKRLIKYVSEIIISFKPAINSIYDNNLSNIDDNKLIIRLQPNGSIKKLLITKDHATNKLKIKKTALDICYNKDCIIYSDGYERLIMDIIINNQTLFMGYNEVDEAWKWTDSILKNWENTGQKVENYIAGTWGPKRSKELIKKDGRKWYEDTLGDF is encoded by the coding sequence ATGCAAGATCAAATTAATAACACTGAAAACTTTGATTGCATTATATTTGGTGGAACAGGAGATCTTGTAAAACGAAAACTTCTACCAGCTCTATATAATTGTATGGAAAAAGAAAATTTTCAAAAAAAAAGTCGTATTATTGGGGTTTCCAAAGTAAAGATGACGACTGATTTATACCGTGAATTCATTCATCAAGAACTTAAAAAATATCTAAAAAATGACCAATATAACCCATTAAAAGCAAAAAAATTTCTATCTTTTATTTTTTACATCTCATTAGATATCGAAAATAACCATGGATGGACAGATCTTAAAAAAATAATAGAATCAAATAACAAAAGCACTAGAATTTTCTATTTAGCAGTATCATCTATATTTTATGGAATAATTGCTCATAAAATAAATGAATATCAGATTATAACATCTCGTACTCGAATCGTAATAGAAAAGCCTATCGGTAATAGTCAAATTTCCGCAAAAAAAATTAATAAAACTATTGGCAACATATTCAAAGAAAACCAAATTTTTCGCATTGACCACTATCTTGGGAAAGAAACAGTGCAAGGATTGATTAGTCTTAGATTTGCCAATATGGTTTATGAACCAATTTGGAATTCTAATTATATAGATCATATTCAAATTACAACAGCAGAAAATATTGGCATAGAAAATCGCAAGGATTATTATGATGCAACTGGTGCACTAAGAGATATGATCCAGAATCATATTTTGCAGATTATGTGCATTATTGCCATGGAACCTCCTATTTCTTGTACAGATGTAGAATCTATTCGTAATGAAAAAATAAAAATTCTAAAATCACTAGAACTTATTACAAAGGAAAATATCCAATTATCAACTGTAAGAGGACAGTACGTAGCTGGTATTATAAATGGCTTGAATGTTAAAGGATATCTTGAAGAAATATCTCAAGATATATCTGATACGGAAACTTTCGTTGCTATAAAAGCAAAAATTGCAAACAAGCGTTGGTCTAATGTTCCATTTTATCTACGGACAGGCAAACGTCTCATCAAATACGTATCCGAAATTATTATTTCTTTTAAACCTGCTATTAATTCAATTTACGACAATAACTTATCTAATATAGATGATAATAAATTGATAATTCGTCTTCAACCTAATGGAAGCATTAAAAAACTGCTAATAACAAAAGATCATGCGACAAATAAACTAAAAATCAAAAAAACTGCTCTTGATATATGTTATAATAAAGATTGCATAATCTATTCTGATGGATATGAACGTCTTATTATGGACATTATAATTAATAATCAAACACTTTTTATGGGATATAATGAAGTTGATGAAGCATGGAAGTGGACTGATTCCATATTGAAAAATTGGGAGAATACTGGACAAAAAGTTGAAAATTATATTGCAGGTACATGGGGTCCCAAAAGATCTAAAGAATTAATAAAAAAAGATGGACGAAAGTGGTATGAAGACACTTTGGGAGATTTTTAA
- the folD gene encoding bifunctional methylenetetrahydrofolate dehydrogenase/methenyltetrahydrofolate cyclohydrolase FolD has translation MGSLIDGKVISSEITKKVADYVEFLKENTGIKVGLAVIIVGNDPASCSYVTAKTNMAKKCGFHSIQYNFPINISQVDLERSIVELNQDNSIHGILVQLPLPSTLCSNSVIQSILPEKDVDGLHILNAGKILVGDFATGIIPCTPAGSMFLIHRLKGYDLSGQHAVVIGRSNLFGKPVAQLLLAKNATVTIAHSKTNNLSEICRSADILIVAVGKPYMVKSDWVKEGALIIDVGINRINSSELGKSILVGDVDPECREIAGAITPVPGGVGPMTIAMLMFNTVISAYRSAGMEPPNFDI, from the coding sequence ATGGGATCTTTGATAGATGGAAAAGTTATATCTTCTGAAATTACTAAAAAAGTTGCAGATTATGTAGAGTTTTTGAAAGAAAATACGGGGATTAAAGTAGGATTAGCTGTAATTATTGTTGGTAATGATCCTGCAAGCTGTTCTTATGTAACCGCTAAGACAAATATGGCCAAGAAATGTGGTTTCCATTCAATACAATATAATTTTCCTATAAATATTTCGCAAGTTGATTTAGAAAGATCAATTGTAGAATTGAATCAAGACAATTCAATTCATGGAATATTGGTACAGCTTCCATTGCCTTCCACCTTATGTTCTAATTCTGTTATTCAATCTATTCTTCCAGAAAAAGATGTAGATGGTCTTCATATATTAAATGCTGGAAAGATATTAGTAGGTGATTTTGCTACAGGTATTATCCCATGTACTCCAGCAGGATCTATGTTTTTAATTCATAGGTTAAAGGGATATGATTTATCTGGTCAACACGCTGTAGTAATAGGTCGCTCTAATTTATTTGGTAAGCCAGTAGCTCAGTTGTTGCTTGCAAAAAATGCAACGGTTACTATAGCACATTCAAAGACTAATAACTTGTCGGAAATTTGTAGATCTGCTGATATTTTAATAGTAGCTGTTGGTAAACCTTATATGGTTAAATCTGATTGGGTAAAAGAGGGAGCTCTTATTATAGATGTTGGCATTAATAGGATAAATTCTTCTGAACTTGGGAAAAGTATATTAGTGGGAGATGTAGATCCCGAATGTCGAGAGATTGCAGGGGCTATAACTCCTGTTCCTGGCGGGGTTGGACCAATGACAATAGCTATGTTGATGTTTAATACAGTTATTTCTGCTTATCGATCTGCTGGCATGGAGCCACCAAATTTTGATATCTAA
- a CDS encoding ribonucleotide-diphosphate reductase subunit beta: MNNAGLGPIKIGSARVRVDEKQMINARSDVNQLLPLKYKWAWEKYLWACNNHWMPTEVSMQADIALWKSENGLTDCERHMIKRNLGFFASSESLIANNIVLAIYRHLSNPECRQYLLRQAFEEAVHSHTFQYIVESLGLDEGELFNMYREVPSITDKASWALKYTNNLGSASFSTGTKESDQAFLRDLIAFYVIFEGMWFYTGFAQILSLGRNNKMVGIAEQYQYIMRDESIHLNFGIDVINQIKIENPHLWTSQFQEEVRKMLEEATKLEISYGRDTMPQAFLGINADLCEKYMCFIANRRCIQIGLNPIFEKTDNPFPWMSEIMDLKKEKNFFETRVTEYQHGGSLEWD; this comes from the coding sequence ATGAACAATGCTGGTCTTGGCCCTATTAAAATAGGTAGTGCACGAGTTAGAGTAGATGAAAAGCAGATGATAAATGCACGCTCTGATGTAAATCAACTATTGCCTTTAAAATATAAATGGGCTTGGGAAAAATACTTATGGGCTTGTAACAATCATTGGATGCCAACAGAAGTATCAATGCAAGCAGATATTGCTCTGTGGAAATCAGAAAACGGATTGACTGACTGCGAGCGTCACATGATTAAACGTAATCTGGGATTTTTCGCATCATCTGAAAGTCTTATTGCTAATAATATTGTTCTTGCAATATACCGACATCTCTCTAATCCAGAATGCAGACAATATCTTCTAAGACAAGCTTTTGAAGAAGCTGTTCACTCACATACATTTCAGTATATTGTAGAAAGCCTAGGTCTCGATGAAGGTGAGTTATTTAACATGTACAGAGAGGTCCCATCTATTACAGACAAAGCAAGCTGGGCTCTAAAATATACTAATAATCTTGGATCTGCATCATTTTCTACTGGGACAAAAGAAAGTGATCAAGCTTTTTTGCGTGATCTCATAGCATTCTATGTTATTTTCGAAGGAATGTGGTTCTACACCGGATTTGCGCAAATATTGTCTTTGGGCAGAAATAATAAAATGGTCGGAATAGCAGAACAATATCAATATATAATGCGCGATGAATCGATACATCTTAATTTTGGAATTGACGTAATTAATCAAATAAAAATTGAAAATCCACATTTATGGACAAGTCAATTTCAGGAAGAAGTGCGAAAAATGCTAGAAGAAGCAACAAAACTTGAGATATCATATGGAAGAGATACCATGCCTCAAGCATTTCTTGGTATTAATGCTGATTTATGTGAAAAATATATGTGTTTTATTGCCAATCGTCGTTGTATCCAAATTGGATTAAATCCTATTTTTGAAAAAACAGATAATCCTTTCCCATGGATGAGTGAAATAATGGATCTAAAAAAAGAGAAGAATTTTTTTGAAACACGAGTCACAGAATATCAACATGGTGGAAGTTTAGAATGGGATTAA